In a single window of the Olivibacter sp. SDN3 genome:
- a CDS encoding alpha/beta hydrolase family protein — MSTFRTLELSNPQFEKAHLRFITIKSPHLKGRGDITVFVPPNIMNYKNLPLVILLHGVYGSAWSWPYGAGVHIQALEMIEQGTLPPMIIAMPSDGLWGDGSAYLAHHDKNFEQWIVEDVPLAVREIVPQVSNRSPQFIGGLSMGGYGALRLAALYPNLFVGVSAHSSITAFNQMKLFIEEDLTTFTVTDEQYPDVIAALLYHREKLPAIRFDCGKEDLLIEENRKLHQQMQQYNIPHRYFEYSGGHEWNYWTLHIRKSLLFFAELL; from the coding sequence ATGTCGACATTCAGAACACTTGAACTTTCTAATCCACAATTTGAAAAAGCCCATCTTCGTTTCATAACGATCAAGTCGCCACACCTCAAAGGCCGGGGAGATATTACTGTCTTTGTTCCTCCAAATATAATGAATTATAAAAATCTACCGCTTGTCATTTTACTCCACGGTGTTTATGGCAGTGCTTGGAGCTGGCCCTATGGAGCAGGTGTCCACATACAAGCACTTGAGATGATAGAACAAGGAACATTACCTCCCATGATTATTGCCATGCCATCTGATGGATTATGGGGCGACGGCTCAGCCTATCTTGCGCATCACGATAAGAACTTTGAGCAATGGATCGTTGAAGATGTTCCTTTGGCTGTAAGGGAGATAGTTCCGCAAGTAAGTAATCGCTCTCCGCAATTCATTGGTGGTCTATCCATGGGTGGTTATGGTGCTCTACGCTTAGCTGCTTTATATCCTAACCTATTCGTCGGAGTGTCCGCACATTCATCAATTACTGCTTTTAACCAGATGAAATTATTTATTGAAGAAGATTTAACAACCTTTACAGTTACTGATGAGCAATATCCAGATGTTATCGCTGCCTTATTGTATCACCGGGAAAAACTTCCGGCCATACGTTTCGATTGTGGAAAGGAAGACTTGTTGATCGAAGAAAACAGGAAATTACACCAGCAAATGCAGCAATACAATATCCCACATCGCTATTTTGAATATTCAGGAGGACATGAATGGAATTATTGGACCTTACATATTAGGAAATCACTTTTGTTTTTTGCCGAACTCCTTTAA
- a CDS encoding alcohol dehydrogenase catalytic domain-containing protein produces the protein MSIFCKAAITIGNGDFFIEQIEIKDPAPDEILVKVKAAGICHTDFDSLSWGSPLVLGHEGAGIIAKLGKSIKGFDIGDSVLLNWAVPCGRCYQCQEGNLHICERHSPVCGPPGFESNGHASKNSTLWNGRPIARSFHLGTLAEYVLVKEAAVVKNDSPNMSFEAASLIGCGVMTGYGSVVNAARVKPASSVVVLGSGGVGLSVIQGAKIAGASKIIAVDINRNRLKLAEKFGATHTIQANRADEGLLTVAAEVKRITQQRGADYAFECTAVPALGAAPLAMIRNAGTAVQVSGIEQTITFDMNLFEWDKVYINPLYGKCRPHIDFPKIVQLYDGGQFLLNEMVSKTYALEELTQAFADMLNGKNAKGVITFK, from the coding sequence ATGTCAATATTTTGCAAAGCAGCGATTACCATTGGTAATGGCGATTTTTTTATTGAACAGATTGAAATAAAAGATCCGGCGCCAGACGAAATACTTGTTAAAGTAAAAGCAGCAGGCATCTGCCATACCGATTTTGATTCGCTCAGTTGGGGCAGCCCATTGGTTTTAGGCCATGAAGGTGCTGGAATAATAGCAAAACTGGGTAAGTCTATTAAAGGTTTTGATATTGGCGACTCGGTATTACTTAATTGGGCTGTTCCCTGTGGCCGCTGTTACCAATGCCAAGAGGGAAACCTTCATATATGTGAACGGCATTCACCGGTATGTGGTCCTCCGGGTTTTGAATCCAATGGTCACGCTTCGAAAAATAGTACCTTATGGAATGGTCGTCCAATAGCGCGATCGTTTCACCTGGGTACATTAGCAGAATATGTTCTTGTAAAAGAAGCCGCGGTTGTAAAAAACGACTCTCCAAACATGTCATTTGAAGCGGCCAGCTTGATAGGTTGTGGTGTGATGACTGGTTATGGTTCTGTGGTGAATGCCGCCAGAGTAAAACCGGCCTCATCAGTTGTTGTATTAGGCTCAGGCGGTGTTGGTTTAAGTGTTATACAAGGAGCTAAAATAGCGGGAGCGTCAAAGATCATTGCCGTTGATATCAACAGAAATCGATTAAAGTTGGCTGAAAAATTTGGAGCAACCCATACGATACAAGCAAATCGAGCGGATGAAGGACTTCTAACGGTCGCTGCCGAAGTAAAAAGAATAACGCAACAGCGGGGAGCTGACTATGCTTTCGAATGCACGGCGGTTCCGGCGCTTGGCGCGGCACCATTGGCAATGATACGAAATGCCGGAACCGCTGTACAGGTTAGCGGCATAGAACAAACCATTACTTTTGATATGAACCTATTTGAATGGGATAAGGTTTATATCAATCCTTTATACGGAAAATGTAGACCACATATCGATTTCCCGAAAATCGTGCAACTATATGATGGTGGCCAGTTTTTGTTAAACGAAATGGTTTCAAAGACTTATGCTTTAGAAGAACTAACACAAGCCTTCGCCGACATGCTAAACGGCAAAAATGCTAAAGGAGTCATCACCTTTAAATAA